In Aliiglaciecola sp. LCG003, a genomic segment contains:
- a CDS encoding lysophospholipid acyltransferase family protein yields MSASISLSNLLPAEKSSLSLRVALSLLDRIIGIKKMDRIYKQHQMQNMSKEDFARKLLDVMDISVQGGLKLQQSIPKTGPLVIASNHPFGGIEGVILCLLIGEIRPDLKVLANLGLKLFAELKDYFIFTNPLSEKDPKNTPSIRTSLTHVQQGGALLIFPAGRVSYYQAAKKRISEHDWNRVVGKLVSASNAQYLPIFIEGQNSPWFYRLGRVYFRVRMLMLAREFLNKQNSVVNISCGNPVKSSVYSPQNTIHHAALCRVQSYCQDPNWRLDWPANHILKQQTIGQPVEWRKIQHELEVLPPEQCLLTHNDFSVYYAMHGQIPATLNEIARLLELVFRLHNEGSGEPIESDDFDQTYTHLFVVNHSKQHVVGAYRMGRTDVLLQDNDLTQLYLARMFNFSSEFVNRRAPCLELGRSFLIPEYQRSFQGLLLLWRGIGTFVCKFPHYRTLYGTVSLSKLYDTRSVAIMKHALVTPTDKVSAQVEFEFPLHPELHDYANTYSLKDDLAALLACIEEDGKDIPVLAKHYQKLGAQFHSLGIDKNFNDTPGLLLSVDLAKAPEKLLKLYMGKGWQAYRNGPL; encoded by the coding sequence ATGTCAGCATCTATTAGTCTTAGCAATTTATTGCCGGCAGAAAAGTCCAGCTTATCTCTACGTGTCGCACTTAGCTTATTGGATCGCATCATCGGCATAAAAAAGATGGACCGTATCTATAAGCAGCATCAAATGCAGAACATGAGCAAAGAGGATTTTGCCCGAAAACTGCTTGATGTAATGGATATATCCGTTCAAGGTGGGCTAAAACTGCAACAGTCTATCCCAAAAACGGGACCTCTAGTGATCGCCAGTAATCACCCATTTGGCGGTATTGAAGGAGTGATATTGTGCTTATTAATAGGAGAAATAAGACCCGACCTTAAGGTGCTTGCCAATCTAGGTTTAAAGTTGTTTGCGGAGCTCAAAGACTATTTTATATTCACCAATCCTTTATCTGAAAAAGATCCTAAAAATACGCCTTCAATCAGAACAAGCTTAACGCATGTGCAGCAAGGAGGTGCGCTACTCATATTTCCCGCCGGACGGGTTTCGTATTATCAAGCAGCAAAGAAGCGGATCAGTGAGCACGATTGGAATCGGGTTGTTGGCAAACTTGTTAGCGCAAGCAATGCCCAATATCTGCCCATTTTCATAGAAGGTCAAAACAGCCCTTGGTTTTACCGTTTAGGAAGAGTGTATTTTCGGGTACGGATGCTTATGTTAGCTCGAGAGTTTCTAAACAAACAAAATTCAGTGGTTAACATTAGCTGCGGAAACCCAGTAAAGTCATCGGTATATTCACCTCAAAATACCATTCACCACGCGGCCTTGTGCCGCGTACAAAGCTATTGCCAAGATCCGAATTGGCGACTTGATTGGCCAGCCAATCACATATTGAAGCAGCAGACTATTGGCCAACCTGTGGAATGGCGAAAAATACAACATGAACTAGAAGTGCTGCCACCAGAACAATGCCTGCTGACTCATAATGACTTCAGTGTTTATTATGCTATGCATGGGCAAATTCCAGCGACGTTAAATGAAATTGCCCGTCTTCTTGAACTGGTGTTTAGATTGCACAACGAGGGCTCAGGAGAACCGATAGAGAGCGACGATTTTGATCAGACCTACACACATTTGTTTGTGGTAAACCACAGCAAACAGCATGTTGTGGGAGCTTATAGAATGGGCAGAACTGATGTTTTACTGCAAGATAATGATTTAACGCAGTTATATTTAGCCCGAATGTTTAATTTTTCCAGTGAGTTTGTCAATCGACGAGCTCCTTGTTTGGAGCTGGGACGTTCTTTCTTAATTCCCGAATACCAACGCAGTTTTCAGGGCTTATTGCTGCTATGGCGCGGAATAGGTACCTTTGTATGTAAATTTCCTCACTATCGGACATTATACGGAACTGTATCCCTAAGCAAACTATACGACACCCGAAGTGTAGCAATAATGAAGCACGCATTGGTTACGCCAACAGACAAAGTAAGTGCCCAGGTAGAATTTGAATTTCCATTGCATCCAGAGTTGCACGACTACGCTAATACTTACAGTCTTAAAGATGATTTAGCCGCACTGCTTGCCTGTATAGAAGAGGATGGAAAGGACATTCCTGTGTTAGCCAAACACTATCAAAAATTAGGCGCCCAGTTTCATTCCCTTGGCATAGACAAAAACTTCAATGATACACCCGGACTACTGTTAAGTGTTGATTTGGCAAAGGCACCAGAAAAGCTATTGAAATTGTACATGGGAAAGGGTTGGCAAGCTTATAGGAACGGCCCATTGTAA
- the pyrC gene encoding dihydroorotase: MEKITIIAPDDWHLHFRDGDMLTETVAATARCFSRAIVMPNLMPPITSAEMALDYKVRILAAKPDNSDFEPLMVLYLTNNTTKQDILDAKAAGLVAAKLYPAGATTNSAAAVEGIQALFPIFEEMEKQGLLLLVHGEVTESHVDIFDREKAFIDRYLRNIVSTYPNLKVVFEHITTADAVEFVNYSSDNVAATITPQHLLMNRNDLLVGGIRPHNFCLPVLKRSTHQQALQQAVASGSSKFFLGTDSAPHEKHRKESACGCAGCYSAWSALELYAQVFEQIGALDKLEGFASFHGADFYGLPRNTKTITLAKQSWHVPEQIILPNGNPIVPFFAGQQLDWKLIG; the protein is encoded by the coding sequence ATGGAAAAAATAACCATAATTGCTCCTGATGATTGGCATTTGCATTTCCGCGACGGGGATATGCTCACTGAGACGGTAGCGGCCACCGCCCGTTGCTTTAGCCGCGCGATTGTCATGCCAAACTTGATGCCACCTATCACCAGCGCCGAAATGGCCTTAGACTATAAAGTTAGAATTCTCGCTGCCAAACCTGATAACAGTGACTTTGAGCCATTGATGGTTTTATATCTGACTAATAACACCACCAAACAAGATATTTTAGATGCAAAAGCGGCAGGGCTGGTGGCCGCTAAGTTGTATCCCGCTGGGGCTACCACCAATTCTGCAGCAGCCGTAGAAGGTATCCAAGCACTGTTTCCCATTTTCGAGGAAATGGAAAAGCAGGGGTTACTATTGTTAGTACATGGTGAAGTTACTGAGTCTCACGTAGATATATTCGACCGAGAAAAGGCCTTCATCGATAGGTACTTGCGTAACATCGTTAGTACATACCCAAATCTAAAAGTTGTGTTTGAACATATCACAACAGCCGATGCTGTCGAATTCGTCAACTATAGCTCGGACAATGTGGCAGCAACCATTACCCCTCAGCACTTGCTGATGAACCGTAATGATTTATTAGTTGGCGGTATCCGCCCCCATAATTTTTGCTTGCCAGTCCTAAAACGCAGTACCCATCAACAGGCGCTACAACAAGCAGTTGCGTCAGGTTCAAGTAAGTTTTTCCTAGGTACAGATTCGGCTCCCCATGAAAAGCATCGAAAAGAGTCTGCCTGTGGTTGCGCCGGTTGTTATAGTGCTTGGAGTGCGTTAGAGCTATACGCACAGGTATTTGAGCAAATTGGAGCCTTGGACAAATTGGAAGGATTTGCTAGCTTCCACGGTGCCGATTTTTATGGTTTGCCAAGAAATACCAAAACGATCACGCTAGCGAAGCAAAGCTGGCATGTGCCAGAGCAAATTATTTTACCTAACGGAAATCCGATAGTGCCCTTCTTTGCGGGTCAGCAGTTGGATTGGAAGTTGATTGGTTGA
- a CDS encoding transporter substrate-binding domain-containing protein, with the protein MFSAQGDKNQYTEVEQLSALSSIAVLKDDFRHKILSHKGLNNIHEYANWQLAIDAVLDGSNAAIFFSDPGMQYFCATKGNDCNALTRVFMYQTMRSYLVLSKVESNKKLVQKLMIAAEQYKNTTEFAELSQQWLKQYESQPIRIPMHIENGVLNLWDQ; encoded by the coding sequence GTGTTTTCTGCACAGGGTGATAAGAACCAGTACACTGAGGTTGAGCAGTTATCTGCATTATCCTCTATTGCGGTATTAAAAGACGACTTTCGACACAAAATATTAAGCCATAAAGGTCTCAACAATATCCATGAGTATGCCAATTGGCAGCTTGCGATAGACGCTGTTTTAGATGGCTCTAATGCGGCTATTTTTTTCTCTGACCCAGGAATGCAATATTTCTGTGCTACTAAAGGAAATGATTGCAATGCATTAACTCGCGTGTTTATGTACCAAACAATGCGTAGCTACTTGGTTTTGTCTAAAGTGGAGAGCAACAAAAAATTGGTGCAGAAACTCATGATTGCTGCGGAGCAATATAAAAATACAACCGAATTTGCTGAGCTAAGTCAGCAGTGGTTAAAACAATATGAATCTCAACCTATACGCATTCCTATGCACATAGAAAATGGTGTGTTGAATCTATGGGATCAATAA
- a CDS encoding crotonase/enoyl-CoA hydratase family protein, with translation MTKLVNYEKHDNFALIAIDNGKANAISHDVIEQLNASLDKAEQHNLVVVLTGKEGMFSAGYDLSVMKESMESAMSLVEKGSTLSKRLLSFPTPVIVACSGHAVAKGAFLLLSADYRIGVDGDFKIGLNEVAIGMTMHYTGIELARERLNPVYFSRSVLNAEIFNPEYALDAGFLDLVVKPKKFAKTIRKVAAAMSSLDMKAHRQTKLKARADFLALLDQCIEKDRSGSL, from the coding sequence ATGACAAAACTTGTTAACTACGAAAAACACGATAATTTTGCTCTTATTGCTATAGATAACGGCAAAGCGAATGCCATTTCACATGATGTTATTGAACAACTGAATGCTAGCTTGGATAAAGCCGAACAACATAATCTAGTGGTTGTGTTAACGGGTAAAGAAGGCATGTTTTCAGCGGGTTATGATTTGAGTGTAATGAAAGAAAGCATGGAGTCGGCTATGTCTTTAGTCGAAAAAGGCTCAACATTATCTAAACGCTTATTGTCGTTCCCAACTCCAGTAATTGTGGCTTGTTCTGGTCATGCGGTGGCTAAAGGTGCTTTTTTACTGCTGTCTGCGGATTATCGAATCGGCGTCGATGGTGATTTTAAAATAGGATTAAACGAAGTTGCTATAGGTATGACTATGCATTATACCGGTATAGAACTTGCTCGTGAGCGCCTCAACCCAGTGTATTTTAGTCGTTCGGTTTTGAACGCAGAAATATTTAATCCAGAGTATGCTCTCGATGCTGGTTTCTTAGACTTAGTGGTTAAGCCTAAAAAGTTCGCGAAAACAATTCGCAAAGTTGCTGCTGCTATGAGCTCATTAGACATGAAAGCCCATCGCCAAACGAAATTAAAAGCCCGTGCTGACTTTTTAGCGCTATTGGACCAGTGTATCGAAAAAGACCGCTCAGGTTCACTGTAA
- the dbpA gene encoding ATP-dependent RNA helicase DbpA, with translation MTTQFNTLPLKAELLANLETLGFTQMTEIQAQSLPKILAGKDVVAKAKTGSGKTVAFALGLLNSLEVERFRIQALVMCPTRELAEQVAEEIRRVGRMIENMKVLTLCGGTPMGPQIGSLSHGAHIIVGTPGRIMDHLSKRRLKLHDVKTLILDEADRMLDMGFEDEMEAVIKASPNDRQTLLFSATYPDQIKQISLKVQRNPIEVTVESTHDTNKIKQLFFEVDENHRVKATAALLSEYQPESAIIFCNTKIACQTLDDELTALGFSVMALHGDLEQRDRNQVLVRFANRSVSVLIATDVASRGLDVKGVGAVINYQITPDPEVHVHRIGRTGRADAEGLALTLCNPNEIGRANAVEDYQQQKLEWKGIQAMRFHANRIVQPEFQTICIDGGKKAKLRPGDILGALTKDAEVPSEDVGKINVTATHSYVAVKLRSVKRSLKQFNEGSMKGRKFRARKLA, from the coding sequence GTGACAACACAGTTTAATACCCTACCGCTCAAAGCAGAATTATTGGCCAACCTTGAAACCCTTGGCTTTACACAAATGACTGAAATTCAAGCGCAAAGTCTACCAAAGATTCTGGCAGGTAAAGATGTTGTCGCAAAAGCTAAAACGGGCAGCGGTAAAACCGTGGCTTTTGCTTTGGGGTTGCTAAATAGCTTGGAAGTTGAACGCTTTCGTATTCAGGCATTGGTTATGTGCCCAACTCGAGAGCTGGCTGAACAAGTGGCAGAAGAGATCCGTCGCGTTGGCCGTATGATCGAAAATATGAAAGTCCTGACATTGTGTGGTGGGACGCCTATGGGACCGCAAATCGGTTCCCTGTCCCATGGCGCTCATATCATTGTTGGTACGCCAGGTCGCATCATGGATCATTTATCTAAGCGACGCTTAAAGCTACATGACGTTAAAACCTTGATCTTGGATGAAGCGGATCGGATGTTAGACATGGGTTTTGAAGATGAAATGGAAGCTGTAATCAAGGCCTCTCCAAATGATCGTCAAACCCTGCTTTTTTCTGCAACATATCCCGATCAGATTAAACAAATCAGCCTCAAGGTTCAGCGTAACCCAATTGAAGTCACGGTAGAGTCAACCCACGATACAAATAAAATCAAACAGTTGTTTTTCGAAGTTGATGAAAACCATCGGGTCAAAGCAACGGCTGCACTGTTAAGCGAATATCAGCCTGAATCGGCAATTATATTTTGCAATACGAAAATTGCCTGTCAAACATTAGATGATGAGTTGACTGCTTTGGGCTTCTCTGTAATGGCATTGCATGGAGACTTAGAACAAAGAGACCGTAATCAAGTCTTGGTTAGATTTGCGAATAGAAGTGTTTCAGTGCTCATTGCCACAGATGTAGCCTCCAGGGGGCTCGATGTCAAAGGGGTGGGCGCAGTTATAAATTATCAAATCACGCCGGATCCAGAAGTTCACGTGCATAGAATTGGCCGGACGGGGCGGGCAGATGCAGAAGGTCTAGCCTTAACGCTGTGCAACCCCAATGAGATTGGCAGAGCCAATGCTGTTGAAGATTATCAACAACAGAAATTAGAATGGAAAGGTATTCAAGCAATGCGTTTTCATGCTAATCGAATTGTCCAACCTGAATTCCAGACAATTTGTATAGACGGCGGTAAAAAAGCCAAGCTTCGACCAGGCGATATCCTTGGCGCTCTAACCAAAGATGCGGAAGTGCCGAGCGAGGATGTGGGTAAAATCAATGTAACAGCAACCCATAGCTATGTGGCCGTTAAACTGAGAAGCGTAAAACGTAGTCTTAAACAATTTAATGAAGGCTCAATGAAAGGGCGTAAATTTAGGGCCCGTAAATTAGCCTGA
- a CDS encoding M13-type metalloendopeptidase codes for MKKYLLSIAVAVALGGCSKSENSQIQSKTGAEQTEQSVTKVSQKIDRASMASGISLEQIDNSIKPGDNFFKYANGKWLDSVEIPEDKASYGSFQILRDEAQEDVMTIIKTSADGDFSAGSDEQKVGGLYNSFLNMEQRDEIGIAPLKPEFAKIDAIGDYQQLAQYFAYANKHSFGAPFSVGQYVDFKDPNAYMILTWQSGIGLPEREYYFKEDETSASIRAQYIDHIARMFELAGLENGKERAKVIMALETRIAEQHMKKEQTRDMVGLYNKVPVAELAELMPKFPWPTMLDAAELSDVDYLVVTQLDFMRSMDNIIADTDLETWKVFLKWGVINNTATYLTSEFDQANFEFYNKTLYGVQEPRPMWRRGVNLVNQHLGEVVGKVYVKEHFSPEAKEHMMGLVSNLLKAYEVSIKELDWMSEDTKAEALDKLSKFTPKIGYPDKWKDYSALTIAENDLLGNVKRSNEVQYAQMLEKQKGPVQKHEWAMNPQTVNAYYNPPMNEIVFPAAILQPPFFNMEAEDAVNYGGIGAVIGHEIGHGFDDAGSTFDGDGVLRNWWSENDKTEFTTRTKQLISQYNEFEALEGVHVNGEFTLGENIGDLGGISIALKAYQMSLAGEESPVIDGFTGTQRVFLGFGQIWANKYRPETLRNQIDTDPHSPSEFRANGAVRNVPEFYDAFDIKQTDALYLEPEQRVKIW; via the coding sequence ATGAAAAAATACTTACTATCTATCGCTGTAGCCGTTGCCCTTGGCGGTTGTTCGAAATCAGAAAACTCCCAGATTCAGTCCAAAACAGGCGCAGAGCAGACTGAACAATCCGTTACTAAAGTTAGTCAAAAGATTGACCGTGCTAGCATGGCATCTGGCATTTCCCTTGAACAAATAGACAATAGCATCAAACCTGGCGATAACTTTTTCAAATACGCCAATGGCAAGTGGTTAGATAGCGTAGAAATTCCAGAAGATAAAGCCAGTTACGGATCATTTCAAATCCTCAGAGACGAAGCCCAAGAAGATGTAATGACTATAATCAAAACATCTGCAGATGGTGATTTTAGCGCAGGATCAGATGAGCAGAAAGTCGGCGGCTTGTACAATTCTTTCTTGAATATGGAACAACGTGATGAAATCGGTATCGCACCGCTCAAACCTGAATTTGCCAAAATAGATGCGATTGGAGATTACCAACAACTAGCTCAGTATTTTGCATACGCAAACAAGCACAGTTTTGGTGCGCCTTTTTCGGTGGGTCAATATGTTGATTTCAAAGATCCAAATGCATACATGATTCTAACCTGGCAAAGTGGAATTGGCTTGCCTGAGCGGGAATACTATTTCAAGGAAGACGAGACTTCTGCGAGTATCCGTGCACAGTACATAGATCATATTGCTCGCATGTTTGAACTAGCTGGTTTAGAAAATGGTAAAGAGCGCGCTAAAGTGATTATGGCGCTAGAAACTCGCATCGCCGAGCAGCATATGAAAAAAGAACAGACCCGTGATATGGTTGGGCTTTACAATAAAGTCCCCGTGGCTGAACTTGCTGAATTGATGCCAAAGTTCCCGTGGCCAACTATGTTGGACGCTGCTGAGTTGAGTGATGTTGATTACCTCGTCGTCACTCAATTAGATTTCATGCGCAGTATGGACAACATTATTGCCGATACGGATTTGGAAACCTGGAAAGTGTTTTTAAAGTGGGGAGTGATAAACAATACCGCTACTTACCTCACCAGCGAGTTCGATCAAGCTAATTTCGAATTTTATAATAAGACTCTTTATGGTGTTCAAGAGCCGCGCCCAATGTGGCGTCGTGGAGTTAACTTAGTTAACCAACATCTTGGCGAAGTGGTCGGTAAAGTCTATGTGAAAGAGCACTTTTCACCTGAGGCAAAAGAACACATGATGGGCCTAGTTAGCAATCTCTTAAAAGCATACGAAGTCAGTATCAAAGAATTAGATTGGATGTCGGAAGATACCAAAGCTGAAGCCTTAGATAAATTGTCCAAGTTCACTCCCAAGATTGGTTACCCTGATAAATGGAAAGACTATAGTGCATTAACCATTGCAGAGAATGATCTGTTGGGCAATGTAAAACGCTCTAACGAAGTACAATACGCACAAATGTTAGAAAAACAGAAAGGCCCTGTGCAAAAACATGAGTGGGCGATGAATCCACAAACGGTTAATGCCTACTACAACCCCCCTATGAATGAAATCGTGTTCCCAGCGGCTATATTGCAACCTCCGTTTTTTAATATGGAAGCTGAAGACGCCGTTAACTACGGTGGAATTGGTGCGGTAATTGGTCATGAAATTGGTCACGGATTTGATGATGCAGGAAGTACCTTCGATGGCGACGGAGTGCTGCGTAATTGGTGGTCTGAAAATGATAAAACTGAGTTTACCACCCGTACTAAACAACTCATTAGCCAGTATAACGAGTTCGAAGCACTCGAAGGTGTTCACGTAAATGGTGAATTTACCCTCGGCGAAAATATTGGTGACTTGGGCGGTATATCTATTGCACTTAAGGCTTATCAGATGTCTCTAGCAGGTGAAGAATCACCCGTTATAGATGGTTTCACTGGTACTCAACGAGTTTTCTTAGGTTTTGGGCAAATATGGGCTAACAAATATCGTCCAGAAACCCTAAGAAATCAGATTGATACCGATCCACATTCTCCTAGTGAGTTCAGAGCCAATGGCGCAGTTCGCAATGTTCCTGAATTCTATGATGCCTTCGATATTAAGCAAACTGACGCTTTGTATTTGGAACCAGAACAACGTGTGAAAATTTGGTAA
- a CDS encoding MAPEG family protein, which translates to MNATIIALIGYISWTLLLLIAIGVYRTKLVLSKEHLANEFSPDGASSPIFGRRLTRAQTNCAESFVFTGGVLLLALATSSTIITDGLAYFLLAARLSQSITHLISTSVLAVLLRFIFFLIQVAISAYWLFMLFTKFTG; encoded by the coding sequence TTGAATGCCACAATTATTGCGTTGATAGGTTATATCAGTTGGACGCTTCTTTTATTGATTGCAATTGGCGTTTATCGGACCAAATTGGTACTTAGCAAAGAGCACTTAGCGAACGAGTTTAGCCCGGATGGGGCAAGCTCACCTATTTTCGGACGTCGACTCACTCGAGCCCAAACTAACTGTGCTGAAAGTTTTGTTTTTACAGGGGGGGTGTTGCTGTTGGCGTTGGCTACATCATCAACGATTATTACCGATGGCTTGGCTTATTTTCTCTTGGCTGCAAGGCTTAGCCAATCTATTACCCACTTGATATCTACATCAGTGTTAGCTGTCCTGTTACGTTTTATATTCTTTTTGATCCAAGTCGCGATAAGTGCCTATTGGTTGTTTATGCTGTTTACTAAATTCACAGGTTAG
- a CDS encoding RraA family protein — MTDFDKYKQISPCEYADGLPREQFVDYQIHSLWPQPPRIAGPAFTVLCEPGDHLMLHAAIYQANAGDIIVVQADPNFAVAGGNVCAIAQSRGIAGFVIDGVIRDLAEVRDLQFPVFARGVIPKPGAKKKYSALNQPIVCGGVSVNPGDLVIADEEGIAVVPQDQIPSVYQVAKARTDKDAATTLQQWQDSHKHNIEKLISDLK; from the coding sequence ATGACAGATTTCGATAAATACAAACAGATTTCACCTTGCGAGTACGCAGACGGATTGCCAAGAGAGCAATTTGTCGACTACCAAATTCACAGCTTATGGCCTCAACCCCCGCGGATCGCAGGACCCGCTTTCACGGTTTTGTGTGAACCTGGAGATCATCTAATGTTGCACGCAGCAATCTATCAGGCCAATGCAGGTGACATAATAGTTGTACAAGCCGATCCGAACTTTGCTGTGGCCGGGGGCAATGTATGTGCTATTGCGCAAAGTCGAGGCATTGCCGGATTTGTGATTGATGGCGTGATCCGAGACCTTGCCGAAGTACGGGATTTACAATTTCCTGTTTTTGCTAGAGGGGTGATCCCCAAGCCTGGAGCAAAAAAGAAATATTCGGCCCTGAATCAACCCATTGTTTGTGGTGGGGTATCTGTCAATCCTGGCGATCTAGTTATAGCTGATGAAGAAGGCATAGCCGTGGTACCTCAAGATCAAATCCCGTCAGTATACCAAGTTGCCAAAGCGCGCACGGACAAAGATGCTGCTACGACGTTACAGCAATGGCAAGACAGTCATAAACACAATATCGAAAAATTAATCTCTGATTTAAAATAA
- a CDS encoding ABC transporter ATP-binding protein codes for MFKFFERLVAPFPVEHPTQPPKSIVAFCRYYTKGMWPAIFTVSVLAALVAALEVSLFGYVGQLVDWMSQKDRQTFLAEETNSLFWMAAVILIILPCLVILQSLLTHQTLLGNYPMKIRWQAHRYLIGQSIGFFQNEFAGRVATKVMQTALAVREAVMKLLDILVYVSVYFVSIVVMVFSIDWRLSVPLLIWLCVYFIILRSVVPRLKKASQKQADARSIMTGRIVDSYTNIMTVKLFSHSSRESEYAKEGMSGFLNTVYPQMRLVTLLYGCVWFSNALLVFSMSALSIYLWLHNIVSPGDLAVAITLCLRLNGMSQWIMWEVSSLFENIGTVQDGINTLSNEVSVQDQSQAPALDVKGGAIEFQHVDFGYAGPEGVPIEVFNKLNLSIKPGEKVGLVGRSGAGKSTLVNLLLRFYDIQSGKILIDGKDIKEVAQESLRANISMVTQDTSLLHRSVRENIVYGKLDATEEQMIQAAKQAEADEFIHNLSDLNGNVGYDAQVGERGVKLSGGQRQRIAIARVMLKDAPILILDEATSALDSEVEVAIQQCLNKVMENKTVLAIAHRLSTIAQMDRLLVLDEGRIVESGSHAELLALNGIYAKLWAHQTGGFIGVE; via the coding sequence ATGTTTAAGTTTTTTGAACGGTTAGTCGCACCGTTCCCAGTTGAGCATCCGACTCAGCCTCCAAAGTCTATCGTTGCATTTTGCCGCTATTATACAAAAGGCATGTGGCCAGCCATATTTACCGTGTCAGTCCTTGCCGCATTGGTTGCAGCACTAGAAGTGTCACTTTTTGGCTATGTTGGCCAATTGGTCGATTGGATGTCTCAGAAAGACCGACAAACCTTCCTCGCCGAGGAAACTAATAGCCTATTTTGGATGGCTGCGGTAATACTGATTATTTTGCCGTGTTTGGTTATTTTACAATCGTTACTGACTCACCAAACGTTACTGGGTAATTACCCAATGAAAATTCGCTGGCAGGCACACCGTTATTTAATCGGCCAAAGTATCGGTTTTTTTCAAAACGAATTTGCGGGTCGGGTCGCCACTAAAGTCATGCAAACCGCTTTAGCTGTGCGCGAAGCGGTAATGAAGCTATTAGATATTCTGGTGTATGTCAGCGTCTACTTTGTCAGTATCGTGGTGATGGTCTTTTCCATTGATTGGCGCTTAAGTGTGCCCTTGCTGATTTGGCTGTGCGTGTATTTCATTATCCTCAGATCAGTTGTACCAAGGTTGAAAAAAGCATCTCAGAAACAAGCAGATGCACGTTCAATAATGACCGGACGCATCGTGGATAGTTACACCAATATCATGACGGTGAAGTTGTTCTCTCATAGCAGCCGAGAGTCGGAATACGCTAAAGAAGGTATGTCCGGCTTCTTAAATACGGTTTACCCGCAAATGCGTCTGGTAACACTGTTGTACGGTTGTGTGTGGTTTTCCAACGCCCTGTTAGTTTTTAGTATGAGCGCACTGTCTATTTATCTTTGGTTGCATAATATTGTTAGTCCTGGCGACTTGGCCGTTGCTATCACATTGTGTTTACGACTAAACGGCATGTCACAGTGGATCATGTGGGAAGTATCCTCACTATTTGAAAATATCGGCACTGTTCAAGATGGCATCAATACCTTATCTAATGAAGTTTCCGTTCAGGACCAATCGCAAGCACCAGCTTTAGACGTCAAGGGCGGCGCGATAGAGTTTCAACACGTAGACTTTGGTTATGCCGGTCCAGAAGGAGTGCCAATTGAGGTGTTCAACAAGTTAAATCTATCGATAAAACCTGGCGAAAAGGTGGGCTTGGTTGGGCGATCCGGTGCCGGTAAGTCAACTTTGGTTAACTTACTATTGCGTTTTTACGACATTCAAAGCGGTAAAATTCTGATTGATGGCAAAGACATCAAAGAGGTAGCGCAGGAAAGTTTGCGGGCCAATATCAGCATGGTGACGCAAGATACCTCTTTGTTACATCGTTCAGTACGAGAGAATATTGTCTACGGCAAACTAGATGCCACTGAAGAACAGATGATTCAGGCGGCCAAACAGGCTGAAGCCGATGAGTTTATTCATAACTTGTCTGATCTAAATGGCAATGTTGGCTACGATGCTCAGGTGGGAGAACGGGGAGTGAAATTGTCAGGTGGTCAACGACAACGAATCGCAATTGCTCGGGTAATGCTTAAAGATGCTCCAATACTTATCTTGGATGAAGCAACCTCAGCATTAGATTCTGAAGTAGAAGTGGCTATCCAGCAATGTTTGAACAAAGTGATGGAAAACAAGACTGTATTGGCAATTGCCCATCGTCTATCCACTATCGCGCAAATGGATAGGTTATTGGTACTCGACGAAGGCCGAATCGTTGAGTCGGGTAGCCATGCTGAATTACTTGCCTTGAATGGTATTTATGCCAAGTTATGGGCCCACCAAACTGGTGGATTCATAGGCGTAGAATAG
- the secE gene encoding preprotein translocase subunit SecE — translation MSEKVENPSNSLDMLKWLVVVVLLGGVIAANTYYQEVSVLYRALGAVLLVVIAGFIASSTVKGSTFLTFAKESRMEVRKVVWPTRQETTTTTMIVLAATAVMSLLLWGLDGIIVKLVSFITGLGV, via the coding sequence ATGAGCGAAAAAGTAGAAAACCCATCCAATTCACTGGATATGCTCAAGTGGTTAGTAGTCGTAGTACTACTTGGTGGCGTGATTGCCGCAAACACCTATTATCAAGAAGTTTCCGTTCTTTACCGTGCATTGGGCGCTGTTTTGTTAGTAGTGATTGCTGGCTTTATTGCAAGCAGCACAGTGAAAGGCAGTACGTTTTTGACCTTTGCAAAAGAATCTAGAATGGAAGTCCGTAAAGTTGTTTGGCCTACTAGACAGGAAACTACAACGACTACCATGATTGTGTTAGCTGCAACCGCTGTGATGTCATTATTATTGTGGGGACTTGATGGCATTATCGTTAAGTTGGTTTCATTCATCACTGGATTAGGAGTGTAA